A region of the Nitrospinota bacterium genome:
ACCAGAATCTTTTTCCCGGGATTTTCCGAATTAGCGCGGACGATTATTTTATCGGTGTTCCGCGATGTCGAGATATAATCACTGATGGATTTCGTGTATGGGTCGCTGTTAACGTACGTGACCAGCAGACCATCCTCATTTTCCCTCTTCCAGTTCTCAAGCCAATTGTAATCCGTCCCAAATACGAGGGAGCATCCAAGGACCTGGGGAGCGTCGGGAACAAACACCCGCGTGGCATCCCCCGTAATAATTTTCGCGGTCGCGCCCATGAAATAGACGCTCTCGAAATCAACCCGCCTGGCCCCTGTGTCCTTAACGTAAAAGCTCAGGCCAAGTGAGTCCCCGACTTTATCGGCAATTTCGTGAAATTCAGGATAGAGATAATTGTGGGCGACGATCGTAGAGTGCTTCTCCCGCGCCAGGTCGATAATCTCCAAGGCGAGCTCGGCCAGCTCCAAGCATTTCTCCTGCGTGTACCTGCCGGGGTAGAGGTCCTCGGCATGCCGTGAGAACAGCTCATACCACCGGCTCGCGAGCCCCATGGCCGACATTGTTAGCAATCCGCTGTGACTGTTCATAGGAAATTCTCGACCGTAAGACCTTAAATCGCCTCGCCTCTCTTAATGTAGCTCAGCAGCGAGTCGTGTCAACCCCTGGGCCTCCTTGCCGGCACGGTGCTTTACCAAAGGCTTCCGGCCCACAAAAGGCGGCCGCCAAAAAAAGTTGTTGAACCCCCTTGATGCGCGAGACATATTTATTTATACTTAAGCATCTTAGTGCCTTGGCAGGCTCTGACTACCTCCAGCGAGGCGATGTTACACCATCAAGGGCACTAGGTTTCACGCACCCCTGGACGGGAGGGTTATCTTCTTGGGGGGGTTGGCCCTCACCTTGGGACCGTCCAGGTGCTCAATGAAGCTTAAAGATATTTAGATTATCTAATCACGGAGGCCGGGTTCGGGGGCTTATCCAACCTCCGGCCCCGCATACTAACCAGCGGTCTTATTAATACGTCCAGCCGTGCCCCAGTGGAGGGCGCGAGGCCCGACGAAATAAAAGGAGAAGCCCGATGGCACGGAGGATCCGAAAGATAGTTTTTGTGGAGCCTAGCTCCACCCACCTGCACATTTACAGTCGCGTTACTATCCCTCGCCTGGGCTCCGTCCTCCTAGGAACCATCATGCGGAATCTTGGCTACGATGTAAGGGTCTTCACCGAGGACATCGCGCCGGTTGATATGGACGAGGTCTTGAGCGCCGACATAGTCGGCATCTCCTCCCTGACATCCACCGCCCCCCAATCGTACAGCCTGTCTGAGAAGGTAAGGGCGGCAGGCGTCACGACCGTCCTCGGAGGCTCCCACGTAACATTTATGACGGACGAAGCCATCCAGTACGCGGATTACGTCGTTCGCGGTGAGGGCGAGGACGCCTTCGTGGAATTGGTCAAGGCAATCGAAAATGGCAAGGGTTTCGAAAACATTCAAAACCTCTCCTATTTGGACGGTGAAAAAGCGATCCACAACCCCGAGCGGCCGAAACTAGAGGACCTGGATGTGACCCCCATCCCCGATTACTCCCTAATTGAAGGCTGGAAGGCTGGGGGGATCGCGTCCATCGCCACCTCGAGGGGTTGTCCCTTCCCCTGCACATTCTGCTCCGTGCCGGGGATGTACGGGCGGGGCTTCAGGACCCACTCCATCGACCGGACCATCGAAGAACTTAAGTTACACAAGGAGGCGGATTACGTCTTTTTCGCCGACGACATATTCAACGCCAACCCCAAGAGGATGAAGGCGCTCTTGCAGAGAATGATCGATGAAGGGCTCACCACCAAATGGGGCGCGCAGATTAGAACGGAAGTCGCCAACGACCCCGAGATGCTTGAGTTGATGCGAGAGTCCAACTGCTTTAACGTCTACGTCGGCTTCGAATCCATAAACCCGAAGACCTTGGAGCTCTTCAAAAAGAAGCAGGATCTGGACAAAATCGAGCGGAGCATCGAGCGGTTCCACAAGCACAAAATACGGATCCACGGGATGTTCGTGGTGGGGTCGGATGAGGACGAC
Encoded here:
- a CDS encoding B12-binding domain-containing radical SAM protein, with protein sequence MARRIRKIVFVEPSSTHLHIYSRVTIPRLGSVLLGTIMRNLGYDVRVFTEDIAPVDMDEVLSADIVGISSLTSTAPQSYSLSEKVRAAGVTTVLGGSHVTFMTDEAIQYADYVVRGEGEDAFVELVKAIENGKGFENIQNLSYLDGEKAIHNPERPKLEDLDVTPIPDYSLIEGWKAGGIASIATSRGCPFPCTFCSVPGMYGRGFRTHSIDRTIEELKLHKEADYVFFADDIFNANPKRMKALLQRMIDEGLTTKWGAQIRTEVANDPEMLELMRESNCFNVYVGFESINPKTLELFKKKQDLDKIERSIERFHKHKIRIHGMFVVGSDEDDVETIHATTEFAKSRDIGSVQFLIMTPTPGSPDWDNLFKKGDKYIISDDWSLFDGHHTVHQPKRMTPYELQITAYHAMNNFYTWGGIIKKFLQGDIWTAGIRLYGKRLMKDWWKDERNQAYIEKLRKDVYDGAEERVNGNTVGIPDVFVQDGMGELLRSFLGELGLKVIPFQAEASEGEHSFADTLDKWRHKADCLILPVVKKAADGKEGLYRTLNALSEFFQTNKEKLPQIVHFPFHDGQGPVFESFARVGLAFTGNFQKIRNAFLEALNSIEAKSAEEQTA